From Caretta caretta isolate rCarCar2 chromosome 3, rCarCar1.hap1, whole genome shotgun sequence, a single genomic window includes:
- the LOC142071369 gene encoding uncharacterized protein LOC142071369: protein MQSSSAQVTMMESQNRKRAPAWTEQEVRDLIAVWGEESVLSELRSSFRNAKTFVKISQGMKDRGHNRDPKQCRVKLKELRQAYQKTREANSRSGSEPQTCRFYDELHAILGGSATTTPAVLFDSFNGDGGNTEAGFGDEEDDDEEEVVDSSQQASGETGFPDSQELFLTLDLEPVPPEPTQGCLLDPAGGEGTSAACVSMITGSSPSQKLVKLRKKKKCTRDEMFSELMLSSHTDRAQTNAWRQIMSECRKAQNDREERWRAEESKWWAEDRAEAQMWWQRDERRQDSMLRLLQDQTSMLQCMVELQQRQLEHRLPLQPLCNQPPSSPSSIASTPRRPRTRWGGLRPTSHSTTEDCPKKRRLSFNKF from the exons atgcagagctcatcagcacaggtgaccatgatggagtcccagaatcgcaaaagagctccagcatggaccgaacaggaggtacgggatctgatcgctgtttggggagaggaatccgtgctatcagaactccgttccagttttcgaaatgccaaaacctttgtgaaaatctcccagggcatgaaggacagaggccataacagggacccgaagcagtgccgcgtgaaactgaaggagctgaggcaagcctaccagaaaaccagagaggcgaacagccgctctgggtcagagccccaaacatgccgcttctatgatgagctgcatgccattttagggggttcagccaccactaccccagccgtgttgtttgactccttcaatggagatggaggcaatacggaagcaggttttggggacgaagaagatgatgatgaggaggaggttgtagatagctcacagcaagcaagcggagaaaccggttttcccgacagccaggaactgtttctcaccctggacctggagccagtaccccccgaacccacccaaggctgcctcctggacccagcaggcggagaagggacctctg ctgcatgtgtttcaatgatcacaggatcttctccttcccagaagctagtgaagcttagaaagaaaaaaaaatgcactcgcgatgaaatgttctccgagctcatgctgtcctcccacactgacagagcacagacgaatgcgtggaggcaaataatgtcagagtgcaggaaagcacaaaatgaccgggaggagaggtggcgggctgaagagagtaagtggtgggctgaagacagggctgaagctcaaatgtggtggcagcgtgatgagaggaggcaggattcaatgctgaggctgctgcaggaccaaaccagtatgctccagtgtatggttgagctgcagcaaaggcagctggagcacagactgccactgcagcccctctgtaaccaaccgccctcctccccaagttccatagcctccacacccagacgcccaagaacgcggtgggggggcctccggccaaccagccactccaccacagaggattgcccaaaaaaaagaaggctgtcattcaataaattttaa